Proteins from a genomic interval of Halorussus rarus:
- a CDS encoding orc1/cdc6 family replication initiation protein, whose translation MSSFSFDRDNSLYKNRDALLEEYTPDNLVGRDEELEEYHAALQPIINGEAPSNIFLYGKSGVGKTAATRFLLNRLQNDAAKYDDISLNVIEINCDGLNSSYQVAVRLVNTLRDPSEQISNTGYPQAQVYSFLWEELDQVGGTVIVVLDEVDHINDNSILYQIPRARSNGYLEHAKIGLVGISNDLSFRDSLSAKVRSSLCEKEVSFPPYDATELQKVLSQREQVAFHEGALADDVIPLCAAYGAQDAGDARQALDLLLEAGDLARKEAVEQVTDEHVQEAREKLERDRIMEGVADLTEHARLVLYALTSLEAEDETPARSRDIRPRYEQLCNHVGTEPLTSRRMRDHLADLAMLGVISSTEKNEGMSGGKYRKHALKQDLQLVVTALEDTIEFAGVHESIRPYYQTTFEDAEN comes from the coding sequence ATGTCGTCGTTCAGCTTCGATCGGGACAACTCCCTCTACAAGAACCGGGACGCGCTGCTGGAGGAGTACACTCCCGACAACCTGGTGGGCCGCGACGAGGAGCTGGAGGAGTACCACGCCGCACTCCAACCAATCATCAACGGGGAGGCCCCGTCGAACATCTTCCTCTACGGGAAGAGCGGCGTCGGTAAGACCGCGGCCACCCGCTTCCTGCTCAACCGGCTCCAGAACGACGCCGCGAAGTACGACGACATCTCGCTCAACGTCATCGAGATCAACTGCGACGGGCTCAACTCCAGCTACCAGGTCGCCGTCCGACTCGTCAACACCCTCCGGGACCCGTCCGAGCAGATCAGCAACACGGGCTACCCGCAGGCGCAGGTCTACAGCTTCCTCTGGGAGGAACTCGACCAGGTCGGCGGCACCGTCATCGTGGTCCTCGACGAGGTCGACCACATCAACGACAACTCCATCCTCTACCAGATTCCCCGCGCTCGGAGCAACGGCTACCTCGAACACGCCAAGATCGGCCTGGTCGGCATCTCCAACGACCTCTCGTTCCGCGACTCGCTCTCCGCCAAAGTGCGCTCCTCGCTCTGCGAGAAGGAGGTCTCCTTCCCCCCGTACGACGCGACCGAGCTCCAGAAGGTGCTCAGCCAGCGCGAGCAGGTGGCGTTCCACGAGGGTGCCCTCGCCGATGACGTGATCCCGCTCTGCGCCGCCTACGGGGCTCAGGACGCCGGAGACGCCCGGCAGGCGCTCGACCTCCTGCTCGAGGCCGGCGACCTGGCGCGCAAGGAGGCGGTCGAGCAGGTCACCGACGAGCACGTCCAGGAGGCCCGCGAGAAGCTCGAGCGCGACCGGATCATGGAGGGCGTCGCCGACCTGACCGAACACGCCCGCCTGGTGCTCTACGCGCTCACCTCGCTCGAGGCCGAGGACGAGACGCCCGCGCGCTCGCGGGACATCCGCCCGCGCTACGAGCAGCTCTGCAACCACGTCGGCACCGAACCGTTGACGAGTCGCCGGATGCGCGACCACCTCGCGGACCTCGCGATGCTCGGGGTCATCTCCTCGACCGAGAAGAACGAGGGCATGTCGGGCGGCAAGTACCGGAAACACGCCCTGAAGCAGGACCTCCAGCTCGTCGTCACCGCGCTCGAAGACACCATCGAGTTCGCCGGCGTCCACGAGAGCATCCGGCCGTACTACCAGACTACCTTCGAGGACGCGGAGAACTGA
- a CDS encoding uracil-DNA glycosylase family protein, protein MKNVTDRTSNPFGMRPPCPEESGESGETAGRSAVFGYGDANADFHVVGDHPGVHGGRDTGVPFTGSSAGQRLQAVLHEVGLLADPYSDEPEAADLFLSYRYMCCLPEGREPTEREYDDLEPFFDAELRAIAAHVLLPVGERATRHVLRTYAAREALLAPEGGARRGEPAASGEAANGGVASGETPTDEAASGNDAADAESADGGPGDRMADLHADHLPGRGFLVVPVREPAEWDDGDAERLAASLADLLASDYRQTADLGRFLAEHDTYEVR, encoded by the coding sequence GTGAAGAACGTCACGGACAGAACCAGCAACCCCTTCGGGATGCGACCGCCCTGCCCCGAGGAGTCTGGGGAGTCGGGCGAGACGGCCGGCCGCAGCGCCGTCTTCGGCTACGGCGACGCCAACGCCGACTTCCACGTCGTGGGCGACCACCCGGGCGTCCACGGCGGCCGCGACACCGGGGTCCCGTTCACCGGGAGTTCGGCGGGCCAGCGCCTCCAGGCGGTGCTCCACGAGGTGGGCCTGCTCGCGGACCCCTACAGCGACGAACCCGAGGCCGCGGACCTGTTCCTGAGCTACCGGTACATGTGCTGTCTCCCCGAGGGCCGCGAGCCGACCGAGCGGGAGTACGACGACCTCGAACCGTTCTTCGACGCCGAGTTGCGGGCCATCGCCGCCCACGTCCTGCTGCCGGTGGGCGAGCGCGCGACCCGACACGTCCTGCGGACCTACGCCGCCCGCGAGGCACTGCTGGCGCCGGAGGGCGGCGCGAGGCGCGGCGAGCCCGCGGCGAGCGGAGAGGCGGCCAACGGCGGCGTCGCGAGCGGCGAGACGCCGACCGACGAGGCGGCGTCCGGCAACGACGCGGCGGACGCCGAATCGGCCGACGGTGGTCCCGGCGATAGGATGGCCGACCTCCACGCCGACCACCTGCCGGGCCGGGGATTCCTGGTCGTTCCGGTCCGCGAACCCGCCGAGTGGGACGACGGCGACGCCGAGCGACTGGCCGCCTCGCTGGCCGACCTGCTGGCGAGCGACTACCGCCAGACCGCCGACCTCGGGCGGTTCCTCGCCGAGCACGACACCTACGAGGTCCGGTAG
- a CDS encoding ThuA domain-containing protein: MTAVTVWNEYRHEREDEAVREVYPEGIHATIADFLGDRGFDVRTATLDEPEHGLTEQVLDDTDVLTWWGHEAHDEVRDEVVERVRERVLSGMGLVVLHSAHFSKIFKRLMGTTCDLKWREEGETERLWTVEPGHPIAAGVGESIEVPETEMYGERFDVPAPDALVFTSWFESGEVFRSGCCYRRGAGKVFYFRPGHETYPIYHQPEIQTVVANAVSWAEPVDGPSASFGKQQDPPEKG, encoded by the coding sequence GTGACCGCGGTCACAGTCTGGAACGAGTACCGCCACGAGCGCGAGGACGAGGCGGTCCGCGAGGTCTACCCGGAGGGGATCCACGCGACCATCGCCGACTTCCTCGGTGACCGTGGGTTCGACGTCCGGACGGCGACGCTGGACGAACCCGAGCACGGCCTGACCGAGCAGGTGCTCGACGACACCGACGTGCTGACGTGGTGGGGCCACGAGGCCCACGACGAGGTGCGCGACGAGGTGGTCGAGCGCGTGCGCGAGCGGGTGCTGTCGGGGATGGGGCTGGTCGTGCTCCACTCGGCCCACTTCTCGAAGATATTCAAGCGACTGATGGGGACGACGTGCGACCTCAAGTGGCGCGAGGAGGGCGAGACCGAGCGGCTCTGGACGGTCGAACCCGGCCACCCCATCGCGGCGGGCGTCGGGGAGTCCATCGAGGTGCCCGAGACCGAGATGTACGGCGAGCGGTTCGACGTCCCGGCACCGGACGCGCTCGTGTTCACGAGCTGGTTCGAGAGTGGCGAGGTGTTCCGGAGCGGGTGTTGCTACCGGCGCGGCGCGGGGAAGGTGTTCTACTTCCGGCCGGGCCACGAGACGTATCCGATATACCACCAGCCCGAGATCCAGACGGTCGTCGCCAACGCCGTCTCGTGGGCCGAACCTGTCGACGGTCCGAGCGCTTCGTTCGGCAAGCAGCAGGACCCGCCGGAGAAAGGGTAA
- a CDS encoding MBL fold metallo-hydrolase has protein sequence MKRIQLGNNVFEGRNDVYVFDDAGPTTLVDTGVATDGVRDELRDGLAEHGLSFEDVDQILLTHWHHDHSGLAGEIQAESGATVRVHEADAPMVTDEGMNHEAEIAERDLFEEWGVPDEKAEELLDFLAIHEEIQGRSPEVETFADGATFDASDVELEAVHLPGHADGLTGFEFAGEDGRELLAGDALLPKYTPNVGGADPRVEDPLAAYLDSLDRIVEGDYARAWPGHRDPIDDPAGRAHEIATHHRERTERVLSVLDERGEADAWTVSADLFGELSNIHIMHGPGEAWAHLDHLDRRGVVDRTEAGYALVEEDPDLDALFGSSPAGAADSPEAGASGGN, from the coding sequence GTGAAACGGATTCAGCTCGGGAACAACGTCTTCGAGGGTCGAAACGACGTGTACGTGTTCGACGACGCGGGGCCCACGACGCTCGTGGACACCGGCGTCGCCACCGACGGCGTCCGCGACGAACTCCGCGACGGGCTCGCTGAGCACGGCCTCTCGTTCGAGGACGTGGACCAGATCCTGCTGACGCACTGGCACCACGACCACTCGGGCCTGGCGGGCGAGATCCAGGCCGAGAGCGGCGCGACGGTCCGGGTCCACGAGGCCGACGCGCCGATGGTCACCGACGAGGGGATGAACCACGAAGCAGAGATCGCGGAGCGGGACCTGTTCGAGGAGTGGGGCGTCCCCGACGAGAAGGCCGAGGAACTGCTCGACTTCCTCGCGATCCACGAGGAGATACAGGGCCGATCGCCCGAGGTCGAGACGTTCGCCGACGGCGCGACCTTCGACGCCAGCGACGTGGAGCTCGAAGCCGTCCACCTGCCGGGCCACGCAGACGGACTGACCGGGTTCGAATTTGCCGGTGAAGACGGCCGGGAGTTGCTCGCGGGCGACGCGCTCCTGCCGAAGTACACTCCCAACGTCGGCGGCGCCGACCCCCGCGTCGAGGACCCGCTGGCCGCCTACCTCGACTCGCTCGACCGGATCGTCGAGGGCGACTACGCCCGCGCGTGGCCCGGCCACCGCGACCCCATCGACGACCCCGCGGGTCGGGCGCACGAGATCGCGACTCACCACCGCGAGCGGACCGAGCGCGTGCTCTCGGTGCTCGACGAGCGCGGCGAGGCCGACGCGTGGACCGTCAGCGCGGACCTGTTCGGCGAGCTGTCGAACATCCACATCATGCACGGGCCGGGCGAGGCGTGGGCGCACCTCGACCACCTCGACCGCCGCGGCGTCGTCGACCGGACCGAGGCGGGGTACGCCCTCGTCGAAGAGGACCCCGATCTGGACGCGCTGTTCGGGAGCAGTCCCGCCGGCGCCGCCGACTCGCCCGAGGCCGGCGCGTCCGGAGGGAACTGA
- a CDS encoding ATP-binding response regulator, producing MTPGRQKMPEAHPRVLHVEDNDFFARVTAEILAEEYGIDVCRVEHADAALGRLETEQFDCIVSDYEMPGLDGLEFLDAVRETDPDVPFILLTGGGSERVASRAISAGVTDYLRKSEGKEQFAVLANRIENAVSRRRAERRAERQIEVNDLIWDVSQSMLRASSREDIEGRVCDRLADSDPYVLAWVGNVDEETAAIRPEATAGIEQRHLDDIIYEAERGTDDPLPVQRAVQTGTVQVARRRDLEDRLDDEFELPAERFALAAVPLVYRGRSYGVLSVWSDDRYAFDETERRVLSKFGNTLAYAIDSVQTRKELVRREQRLQVFNRVLRHNLRNDLNVVLGRAENIAEQYPQAACEADIIRQKAGELIEISEKAREVGKTLDGGDRTTKRVDVTDCVERTCEEFRQTYPDADIATETPASITVYADKTLEAAISEVLENAIEHGGEESSVTVAVSAYDEEWVEVTVLDDGPGIPEEERDVLTEGEETALHHGSGLGLWLSNWIVGKFGGELTFDDYRTNGGAVTLRLQRAVADRSVGEDDFEREDDFEREDGVERKDDFDREGGSGPGDGSEQGNVSGVEQR from the coding sequence GTGACTCCGGGCAGACAGAAGATGCCGGAGGCCCACCCCCGCGTCCTGCACGTCGAGGACAACGACTTCTTCGCCAGAGTCACGGCCGAGATACTGGCGGAGGAGTACGGCATCGACGTGTGCCGGGTGGAGCACGCCGACGCGGCGCTCGGGCGACTCGAGACCGAGCAGTTCGACTGCATCGTCAGCGACTACGAGATGCCGGGGCTGGACGGACTGGAGTTCCTGGACGCCGTCCGGGAGACCGATCCCGACGTCCCGTTCATCCTGCTGACCGGCGGCGGGAGCGAGCGGGTCGCGAGCAGGGCCATCTCGGCCGGCGTCACCGACTACCTCCGGAAGAGCGAGGGGAAAGAGCAGTTCGCGGTGCTGGCCAACCGCATCGAGAACGCCGTCTCGCGGCGGCGCGCCGAGCGCCGCGCGGAGCGACAGATCGAGGTCAACGACCTCATCTGGGACGTGAGCCAGTCGATGCTCCGGGCCTCGTCGCGGGAGGACATCGAGGGGCGCGTCTGCGACCGGCTCGCCGACTCGGACCCGTACGTGCTGGCGTGGGTGGGTAACGTGGACGAGGAGACGGCGGCCATCCGGCCCGAGGCGACTGCCGGCATCGAGCAGCGCCACCTCGACGATATCATCTACGAGGCCGAGCGGGGGACCGACGACCCGCTTCCGGTCCAGCGGGCGGTCCAGACCGGAACCGTGCAGGTCGCACGGCGGAGGGACCTCGAAGACAGACTCGACGACGAGTTCGAACTGCCAGCCGAGCGGTTCGCGCTCGCCGCCGTCCCGCTCGTCTACCGCGGCCGGTCGTACGGCGTGTTGAGCGTCTGGTCGGACGACCGGTACGCGTTCGACGAGACCGAGCGCCGGGTCCTCTCGAAGTTCGGCAACACCCTCGCCTACGCCATCGACTCGGTCCAGACGCGCAAGGAGCTCGTCCGCCGCGAGCAGCGCCTCCAGGTGTTCAACCGCGTCCTCCGACACAACCTCCGCAACGACCTCAACGTCGTCCTGGGACGGGCCGAGAACATCGCCGAGCAGTACCCGCAGGCGGCGTGCGAGGCCGACATCATCCGGCAGAAGGCGGGCGAGCTCATCGAGATCAGCGAGAAGGCCCGCGAAGTCGGCAAGACCCTCGACGGCGGGGACCGGACGACCAAGCGCGTCGACGTGACCGACTGCGTCGAGCGGACCTGCGAGGAGTTCCGGCAGACGTACCCCGACGCAGACATCGCAACCGAGACGCCCGCATCGATCACGGTGTACGCCGACAAGACGCTGGAGGCTGCGATCAGCGAGGTCCTCGAGAACGCCATCGAACACGGGGGCGAGGAGTCGTCGGTGACAGTCGCGGTATCGGCCTACGACGAGGAGTGGGTGGAGGTGACCGTCCTCGACGACGGGCCCGGCATCCCCGAGGAGGAGCGCGACGTCCTCACCGAGGGCGAGGAGACCGCGCTCCACCACGGCAGCGGGCTCGGGCTCTGGCTGTCGAACTGGATCGTCGGCAAGTTCGGCGGGGAACTCACCTTCGACGACTATCGGACGAACGGCGGGGCGGTCACGCTCCGACTCCAGCGCGCGGTCGCGGACCGTTCGGTAGGGGAAGACGACTTCGAGCGGGAGGACGATTTCGAGCGAGAGGACGGGGTCGAGCGGAAGGACGACTTTGATCGGGAGGGAGGTTCCGGGCCGGGTGACGGCTCCGAACAGGGGAACGTCTCCGGCGTCGAACAGCGGTAA
- a CDS encoding GerW family sporulation protein, translating into MSVTQIESIVERLQRSANVRSVFGDPIERGEKTVVPVARVAFGFGGGYGSGGESDDGSNRRGAGGDASTASENPTAEPRGAGGGGGAAAAPVGALEITDDGTRFVRFGERRRSLGLLGAGFAAGLLVGRRIGGGE; encoded by the coding sequence ATGAGCGTCACTCAGATAGAATCCATCGTCGAGCGACTCCAGCGGAGCGCGAACGTCCGGTCGGTGTTCGGCGACCCGATAGAGCGCGGCGAGAAGACGGTCGTCCCGGTCGCCCGCGTCGCGTTCGGCTTCGGCGGCGGATACGGGAGCGGTGGCGAATCCGACGACGGGTCGAACCGCCGGGGGGCCGGCGGAGACGCGTCCACCGCTTCCGAGAATCCGACGGCCGAGCCGCGGGGCGCGGGCGGCGGTGGCGGCGCGGCGGCCGCGCCGGTCGGCGCGCTCGAGATCACCGACGACGGAACGCGCTTCGTCAGGTTCGGCGAGCGCCGGCGGTCGCTCGGGCTGCTGGGCGCCGGGTTCGCGGCCGGACTGCTGGTCGGTCGGCGGATCGGTGGCGGGGAGTGA
- a CDS encoding YciE/YciF ferroxidase family protein has protein sequence MALDTAEDLFEYELRGVYYAETQLVDMLDELQTSATEADLVDGFASHRDETREHVERLERVFALLDMESRGRTVPTVDALLEEKREADAESNDEAVQNALYNHVGRKAERLELTAYEGLLALADALDVDGEAVDLLAQNRDEDRDALDELESVSEGGEFESFVDRLL, from the coding sequence ATGGCACTCGACACGGCCGAGGACCTGTTCGAGTACGAACTCCGGGGCGTCTACTACGCCGAAACGCAACTGGTCGACATGCTCGACGAGCTCCAGACGAGCGCGACCGAGGCCGACTTGGTGGACGGGTTCGCCAGCCACCGGGACGAGACCCGCGAGCACGTCGAGCGGCTCGAGCGCGTCTTCGCCCTGCTGGACATGGAGTCGCGCGGGCGGACCGTGCCGACGGTCGACGCGCTGCTGGAGGAGAAGCGCGAGGCCGACGCCGAATCGAACGACGAGGCGGTCCAGAACGCCCTCTACAACCACGTCGGCAGGAAGGCCGAGCGGCTCGAACTCACGGCGTACGAGGGGCTGCTCGCGCTTGCGGACGCGCTCGACGTCGACGGAGAGGCGGTCGACCTGCTGGCGCAGAACCGCGACGAGGACCGGGACGCGCTCGACGAACTGGAGTCGGTCTCCGAGGGCGGCGAGTTCGAGTCGTTCGTCGACCGACTGCTCTGA
- a CDS encoding DUF5786 family protein has product MGFGSYDESEQQDQESDFDEDDGVTVHEHVHEGEVSFDSEASQDELLDQLDEIKSNAEEDDEE; this is encoded by the coding sequence ATGGGTTTTGGTAGCTACGACGAATCCGAACAACAGGACCAGGAAAGCGACTTCGACGAGGACGACGGGGTCACCGTCCACGAGCACGTTCACGAGGGGGAGGTGTCGTTCGACTCCGAGGCGTCTCAGGACGAACTTCTGGACCAGTTGGACGAGATCAAGAGCAACGCCGAGGAAGACGACGAGGAGTAG